One genomic segment of Erythrolamprus reginae isolate rEryReg1 chromosome 2, rEryReg1.hap1, whole genome shotgun sequence includes these proteins:
- the LOC139159479 gene encoding olfactory receptor 13H1-like, which produces MASTNGTVAVLFILIGLSDQPRAQVIFFWLLLMVYLVGFVGNGLIIALIIMDPQLHTPMYFFICVLSLIDFILINNVVPEVLINCFIYRPTISFSRCLSQMYLGLLLVSTECLLLAVMAYDRFAAVCQPLHYMQIMSWSLCTSLVATSATLAFTFTLINGLLQPTDFCGHHVIDHFVCELQSFVKLGCSSSHISEVLMNVSSLFLLIPPFSFIVVTYGRIGWAVMHISSNQGYQKALSTCSSHLAVVSIFYGTIIIMYVVPERESVSDKGKILSIVYGALTPVLNPVIYSLRNRDVKGAFWKLVGKRILN; this is translated from the coding sequence ATGGCATCAACAAATGGAACAGTGGCGGTCCTATTCATCTTGATTGGATTATCTGACCAACCCAGAGCCCAGGTTATCTTCTTTTGGCTCCTGTTGATGGTGTACCTGGTTGGTTTTGTTGGCAATGGACTCATCATTGCATTAATTATTATGGATCCCCAACTTCATACTCCtatgtatttctttatttgtgTCCTCTCCTTGATAGACTTCATTCTCATCAATAATGTAGTTCCTGAAGTTCTCATCAACTGCTTCATTTACAGGCCCACTATCTCGTTCTCCAGATGTTTGTCTCAAATGTATCTGGGTCTGCTGCTTGTTTCAACAGAGTGTCTTCTCCTGGCAGTCATGGCATATGATCGCTTTGCAGCTGTATGCCAACCCTTACACTACATGCAGATCATGAGTTGGAGTTTATGCACTTCGCTAGTAGCCACTTCAGCGACCCTTGCTTTCACGTTTACCTTGATCAATGGGCTTTTGCAGCCCACTGACTTCTGTGGCCATCATGTTATTGACCATTTTGTCTGTGAACTACAATCTTTTGTCAAACTGGGTTGTTCCAGCTCACATATCAGTGAGGTCTTGATGAATGTTTCCAGCCTCTTTCTCTTAATCCCTCCCTTTAGTTTTATAGTTGTGACATATGGTCGCATAGGCTGGGCTGTAATGCACATTAGCTCAAATCAGGGTTACCAAAAGGCCCTTTCCACTTGCAGCTCACACCTTGCTGTGGTCAGCATCTTTTATGGGACAATCATCATAATGTATGTGGTGCCGGAAAGAGAGTCAGTTTCTGACAAGGGGAAGATCCTATCTATAGTCTATGGAGCTCTAACCCCTGTGCTGAATCCTGTAATTTACAGCCTGAGAAACAGGGATGTGAAAGGAGCCTTTTGGAAACTGGTTGGAAAAAGGATATTAAATTAA